agacaccctacggcctggcaaaactatagcacctagaacttttttgatttcacgagacctattcaagtcttggtcaaattctatcgcggtaaaaaaatggcgggaaaacaagacacgcgagcagcttgctgcgagcgaaccacgcgacatctagttatattatatatagctgcaaacccactgactgactgactcactgactcactgacataattgttctcccagaaggagcgtcggggggtaaaaataatgtatgagaaaagtgatcgggacctcccggtgagtatgggaaaacttccagatcttggaaaactgctccgcatcagggagacaccctacggcctggcaaaactatcgcacctggaaggattcttttttcacgaaacctatttaaatcttggtcaaattctattgtgggtgaaaaaaaatcaaaatggcggaaaaacaagatggccgccatacaaaattttgttttttcagaaaatgtctcggaggtaaaatctgtgtatggggatgtaatcggagtgtcttgtcgagaacggaaaatgttctcaatcttcaaaaactgctccgcatcagggagacaccccacggcctggcaaaactataaaacctggagcaatttttctttcgcgaaacatatttaaatcttggtcaaattcaatcgcaggtgaaaaaaaatcaaaatggcggaaaatcaagatggccgccatacaaaattttcgttttttccgaaaatgcctcgggggtgaaaatgatgtatagggatgtgataggatcgtcatgttgagtatttcaatactgctcgatcttggaaaactgctccgcatcagggagacaccctacagtctggcgcaactattatacctagatcaatttttttttcgcaaaacctatttaaatcttggtcaaattgtattgtcggtgaaaaaaaaaacaaaatggcggaaaaacaagatggccgccatacaaaatttcgtttttccagaaaatgtctcggaggtaaaaatgatgtatgagaggtgtgatcgaaacgtcaagctgagtatggaaaaactgttcgatcttgaaaaactgctccgcatcagggagacaccctacggcctggcaaaactataaaacctggagcaatttttctttcgcgaaacatatttaaatcttggtcaaatccaatccctgctgaaaaaaaaccaaaatggcggaaaaacaagatggccgccatacaaaattttcgttttttccgaaaatgcctcgggggtaaaaatgatgcatgaggaatgtgatcgaaacatcatgttgagtatggaaatacttttcgatcttcgaaagctgctccgcatcagggagacaccctacagcctggcgaaactatcgcacctggaacttttttgttttcacgaagcttattaaagtcttggtcaaattttatcgccagtgaaaaaaaaacaaaatggccgaaaaacaagatggccgccacacaaatttttgtttttccagaaaatgtctcgggtgtaaaaaatatgtataggggtgtgatcggaacgtcatcttggaaaactgctccgcatcagggagacgccctacggcttggcgaaattatcgcacctggaacttttttgttttcacgaaacctatttaaatcttggtcaaattttatcgccggtggaaaaaaaaacaaaatggccgaaaaacaagatggccgccatataaatttttgtttttccagaaaatgtctcgggtgtaaaaattatgtataggggtgtgatcggaacgtcatcttggaaaactgctccgcatcagggggcgccctacggcctggcaaaactatagcacctagaacttttttgatttcacgagacttgTTTAAAAACAAGTTGGCCgtcatacaaagcttcgaactaatacaggacacgcgagcagcttgctgcgagcgaaccacgcgacatctagttatactatatatagctacaaacccactgactgactgactgactcactgactgactcactgacagggttgttctcccagaaggagcgtcggggggtgaaaatgatgtatggggggtgtgattgggacctcccggtgagtatgggaaaaatcccagatcttggaaaactgctccgcatcagggagacaccctacagtctggcgcaactattatacctggtgcaatttttttttcgcaaaacctatttaaatcttggtcaaattctattgtcggtgaaaaaaaaacaaaatggcggaaaaacaagatggccaccatacaaaattttgtttttccagaaaatgtctcgggggtaaaaactgtgtatggggttgtaatcggaacgtcttgatgagtatgaaaatacttctcgatctttgaaaagtgctccgcatcagggcggcaccctacagcctggcaaaagtataaaacctggagcaatttttttttcgcattacatatttaaatcttggtcaaatccaatccccggtgaaaaaaaaataaaatggcggaaaaacaagatggccgccatacaaaattttcgtttttccagaaaatgcctcgggggtaaaaatgatgtatgggaggtgtgatcaaaacctcaagttgagtatggaaatactgctcgatcttgaaaatctgctccgcatcagggagacaccctacggcctggcaaaactatgccacctggaacatttttttttccaccaaacctattaaaatcttagtcaaattctgttgtcggtgaaaaaaaatcaaaatggcggaaaatcaagatggccgccatacaaatttttcgtctttcctgaaaatgcctcgggggtaaaaatgatgtataggaatgtgatcggaacgtcatgtcaagtatgaaaatacgtctgggttttcgatagctgctccgcatcagggagacaccctacggcctggcaaaactatcgcacctggaacttttttgttttcacgaaatctatttaaatcttgatcaaattttatcgccggtgaaaaaaaaaaacaaaatggccgaaaaacaagatggccgccatacaaatttttgtttttccagaaaatgtctcagagctaaaattgatgtataggggcgtgatcggaacgtcatcttggaaaactgctccgcatcagggagacaccctacggcctggcaaaactatagcacctagaacttttttgatttcacaaaacctatttaagtcttggtcaaattctatcgcggtaaagacacgcgagcagcttgctgcgagcgaaccacgcgaaatctagtaaGTATATATGGATCAAAGCGTTTATTTCTAGACTCTAGTTAGGTAAGTAATCTATATTTCTTCTATTACTCCTTAGTAGTTCTTCTAGTACTTACTGAGTACAGGGTCTTTTTGTAAAACACTGCCAATAAATGCGATCCATAGAtaagattgattgattgttttcGTGATGCGATAGATgcgagccgttggtcccggttactacttactgatgtaagttagtagtcgttacaaaagccatgtcaggggtctttagcggctcaatcgtaaccctgacacgggttgatgggttggtaatctacctcacaacccatacgatagaagaagaatgcgttgcaaaaatacaatacttatgtataagtagaacccttgcccagggatacgggtaaagacctcaacgattgcagaggcggagatgggagccatcggtacgacaATACAGAACGGAAGGGGcaaatcacagggactgtaacctgtgacagagggcagcagtaaatgTCAGTACTAATCAgatgcggaggacaggagtccttatgatgctttgaaatagactactctaggcgctatcccactcgcgtcagatagagtacggCCGgtcggaaggcaaaagggataCCACTGCCCATTTTCCCCtgaaaatgtagcatggagaatgctacaccgaaatgatcgtggctcttaagtttAATGATAATGAAGTATAATAGAAGTACCTACAGTCTCATTTTGTTAAACTAAGTGTCCACAAGAGTATCTAGCATTGCGCCGCGTCTCCCCACTGGCAATTTaatacaattgggtcgtgtactaggttcaaattaaattatgaaattctgattactaaataaagacacatctaaaactaatgaaaaacattttcttttttctatttaacttatttatgaattttaaaaaagaaaaacgtaataataagtgcgacattttatcacgtttttctatgacgtcacagtgtgctttttcaaacaaattccatagtaatttcgtgttttgacgtttagtaaaaagtacctgatttgactagttggaaactagcctattcagcACAGACAGACAATTGACACGGCGAGAAAATTTATGCAGATCCATCTCGTACTCGTATTACCACAATTGATGCTGTATGTTTTGAAttggataaataataataaaaataccacATAGAGAATTTTATTTGCACCCGTTCGCTGCGATGCTGATCGTGttactatatatttatttacatttcactacTTTACAATGCAGAAGCGCCATTGCGCCGTGAatctttcaatataaacaataatataattagacataatattaaagttataatttataattagacataaaatgtaatttctttaacgctttaaaaaaaaaaattagcacGCCACATTTTGGAAAGGTAGTTTAAACCCGTTTGATAGTAAGAAAGTGACAGTGAGTGAAATGGCATTTATTTTTGGTCTACTACGACTTATGTGAacgatgaaattaattttagttttaacctAGTTTATCctttttctcatgtaagtgactttGTATTGTCTTAAGtgagaataaataatctttaaacctaagttaagtgtaaacaatataaaaacatatttaatttgcaCACATCATTCaacatctcgcagaacctcaaaCACCATAACACTTTACAGTTCTGAACTGTTGATGCAATCAACTTATATAATAACACAGgtgcttacatacatacacataaatacTGCGAGTTGCTAGTGCATACGCTTACGCACAAAAATATAACACACAAGCACAACATAAGCGCACGACTGTATTCCAAATTTAGCCCTAAAAGttcagtggtgaaattatgaaccattagttgtcataattataaaatttatgtttttgtaggtgtttttggtctactacagaaacgacatgcaagaaactgattggacttttgcagctaaTAGTACATCATCAAcatacctcatcgagctttctattagaccaacgcgataggtgttagtgaaaactgcacttaaaataaactcaAGTGCAAGTACGATAATGGCTTGCTAAGAGAACGGCTTGTTGAATGTCCTTTTATGACATAAACGAAttctataatatataaatacttaatgttaaCATCGTTAATATCAGTATGTACTAACTATAAGTCTTTGATATTTAGAAGTTAacatttgacatgtaaaatttaaacatttaatgaataaatgagtatgagtattACATGATACCGGGGTTCGACACCGGTCCTCCCtggttaattaaaatatttattggaaTAAATCAATTGAACATCGCCTCATCTCAAAGGTTTACCGTTTTCCAAACCATCAACTGTGAAAGGATCTTAAGACGAATTAGACATTTTGCTGACGGGATCTAACTATTATTTTCTCAGCAATTGACATTGAATCTTATAAAAGCGATATTTGGTTTGGTTTTAGccgagttgcaaacgattatgaaaaaCGAGTGTAATTTGTCTAAGGTCCctgattcaatatttttatttaatatactaatttagtatttttttgccGTAATACTTTACCGGCCTTGatataatgttattaaaatCAACGCGTCTCTCAACCACAACCGGTACTTACTTGActgtaatcataatcataatttgATGATAGGAGGAGTCCCTGTTAAAAATAGTTTctaaacatacatacctacctacatattataatacaaaaacaacaaacagcaataataatttgtcaaacaacaaaaagaaatagaaaagcATCTCTAAGACATCTACCAGGCGGTCGATCGAGTATCTAGATTTTTGGTAGTTGCTATGCGAAAACGCTACATTTTAGATAAATGCTGCGTCACGTTAAGCGACTTGGAAATCTCGCTCCAgctaaaagtttttaattttccaAAGAATTCGGGAAGTTGAGATTGTTTTCCCTGATCAAAGAGTTCTGAGGGTCGAGGGTGGGGACGGGATAGGCGGGGCATCCGAGCATCCGAGCAGCAACAGGTCGCGCTCCACAGAGATCGATAGGGAGGCTGGCGCATGCGCGCTGCATTCTCCAGACACCATGCGCTCTCTGCTCCTCTTCACGCTGTCATTCCTCGCACCAGGTATGTCAAAACAAACTAATCAACACCATAATCATCGCCAAAACTCTTCTTTCACCATATAATCACAAGTGCTGTTGatagttttcataaatataggTATAGTCAACGATGAATCCTTAAATCATAGCTGTCAAATCGTTGTCTATGGTCaggtcctttgtaatattattgtgCTTTTCGAGCTTAAAGTTGAAATTACATACAAGCATGCACAGACTCATCTTTTTGATTCTAAAGAAAGATTTTAGCGCATCCGTTTATATTTAGGCAGCGAAATGTTGTCGAAACAATATCGAGCTCATTGACATTAACGTGTGATGGTCAGCCGCATTAGTCTACTCACACGCTGCCTAGTGTTAATTACGGCTGTTAAAACATTCAGACGGGCGTTAACGAGGTTAACCAATTCTAtcgatttcattttatgtaatatGTATCGTAATGGAGCTCGAAAGTCACTTCTGTAGGGAACTGGAAGTAAAACGAAAGAATACATTCTGCTGCTTATCATCCCAGCACTATCCATATGAGCTATAAAGCTACTAAGGGCACCATAGTGATTCACAACCgtcttattaattaaaaaaaaaatttaaaaaaaatgagggactttccagggtacgcTCCCCaataacaatatagatggcgttgtacagatttaacgtgataattacctattttgtcattgctcgggtacataattattcaaaaatataataattgttgcttgatatttggatccgataaggtatagaattatgttgctacctattggttttctttattttgattagaataataacgtgttgtgcctgggtgtaacaagggtcatcaattATACCAAacccaaagataaaagatgcataatgtctcttatccatgaaattagaaggataaaTGAAGGCAATTCAGTACAGCACCATCTATAGTGGAAAGTCCTGGAGAGTCTCTCATAGGCATCGCGTTCAAATTGTCTTCTAATGTCTTATGTCTCTGGCTACATGACGATTAAAGAAGTGAGTTACGCCAATATCATCATCTCAGGGCTTTACACTTTTAACAGACTATTAAAATAGAGTTCTTGTAGCAATGTTTAGTAAGTATGGTTGTAGTCTGATGCTAGACTGGCAGTTGGCGTCCGCACGACTAGCAATTCATCTGAGAGTCGTTACGTTAGAGTCACAGTTGGTGAAGCGACGATTTCCTTCCTTACGTTTGCCGATATCATCTTGCCGAAATTTGGGAGTGTAGCTATGTGGTTGGGTGTTTCAGAGTCGGAATGCGACCTCCTCCGAGACAGCGTGCATGTGACGTCAGCGGCAGCGCGGCCCAACAACGAGCTGTGGTGCTACAAGTGCCATGCCGATGTACCAGAAGACGACTGCGCGAACCTACGCCAGAACAGCTCCGCGCTCATACATAAATGCCATAATGATCGACGGATGTGCATGGTAGGTTTAAAGAAGAAGCTACTTTGTTACTCCCTTGGAAAAATGAAATACTGCTAGTTTATTCCACTCTTTATATATACCAGCAGGAGGTACTCTTTCTTACCAAGACAAAGCCACATGCAAAGCGAAAGTATTTCTAGAATTTCTCTACTCGAGTATCCCATCTTCAAAAAAGTATACCAAGGTAACTCCATCGGTTAACTTTTCACCTTTCAACCAActgcataacataagctcacgactatatccgaattggggtagtaatacatccatcgcaaaatgaactaagtacccatacctcaccgccCGCTGAactgatttagatgaaatttgggaCCTATAGAGGCAATTTGACAGCTAGAGACGGAAGGACATAGTTTTTTATCTCGGAAATCACCTTTTAAGGGGATGAAAAGTGGGGTGGAAAAACAAATTACGTGCCGCGCGCGAAAACCGATGTTTACACACACGTAGTTGAGGACAGATGGTCAGTTACTTACCTATAACAATAGCGAAGTATTTACTAGATCTTAATTTTTCAGGTGAAGCGGTTCTCTTACACGACGTCGACGGAAAACTCGACAACTAGCCT
This genomic interval from Pectinophora gossypiella unplaced genomic scaffold, ilPecGoss1.1 Pgos_65, whole genome shotgun sequence contains the following:
- the LOC126381594 gene encoding uncharacterized protein LOC126381594, which codes for MRSLLLFTLSFLAPESECDLLRDSVHVTSAAARPNNELWCYKCHADVPEDDCANLRQNSSALIHKCHNDRRMCMVKRFSYTTSTENSTTSLKMWALERNCTKHCEPGCIVIGERTKLYACTSCCTGSLCNFGSDATRLVTSLLPLLIATIITL